The Topomyia yanbarensis strain Yona2022 chromosome 3, ASM3024719v1, whole genome shotgun sequence nucleotide sequence accgttcttagagggaaggATAggcaataggtttgttccagtacacggaagtcactccccactgagacgtccaaaaaattgtttcaaaatcgttcaacacgggtccaacgatggacgtttgttgaacggttatttggacgttgtccaaattggcccaacgaacgtccttcattggacaattttgaaaccaaccgttcttagagggtccctaagagaagagacgacaacaggcttgttgctcttcttaattttatctaccaggccctgtcgtaattccaaagacaacaagcatccatcgttgccagatttcatttgcatgattttcacaattgctgtacctcaaatatcgaccctcagtcaagaattcacaatactagctgcatttaaaaattgaattttaagtttatttgtgtctctcttaacaatacacgtagttatatcgtcattcagggtattcattcaatttgcatgaaatgttcatgTATATGAAATGTAGCCAAAATAAACTCAGCAGCACTGTATAtcatcccgtttgaaaatattatgaacgctcttgactatcaaaacgaccaatcagaagccggttcaatattgaggttaggactggatcaaattggctacgcgattgtcttctcttctcttacggaattacgacagggcctggtagataaaattaagaagagcaagaagcctgttgtcgtttCTTCTCTTAGTTTTAAACCTAAACATAACAGAGGAAGTGTGTTATACTTCTTCAAAAATAATATTAGTAGCTTTGTAATCGTGCTATGTAATGTTTAAATGAATAGTGTCAATTCCCAGGTGTCTACCGTAGAAATTACCCGTGGTGAACATTCAAAATTCCTTTCATACATAATTGTTTACATTACCTCTTAGTacattacaattacaattgTTATATATAATATCTATAGATTGTACTCCGCGTACAAATAATAGTATTCTGCATTTGATCGATTGCTGGTGATATTACGAAATGTCTGGAAACAATATTCATCTAGTTGGAAATTTGGGTGATACGCAGATGGCAAATCCTCTTCACATACAACGATTTGAAGCGGCTCTGGATATGGCGCCATTTCTGAGTTATGCCAAAAAAATGCTATCTAAGCCTCTTACTAGTAGCGACGACGGCGATACGAGTGAAGACTCTGATTCCGTTTCGTCTAAGGGAAACGTCCGGAACTACAGAAAGCTTGCATATTGCGTCAGAGCATCTAGACAAGGTAAAGTGCTTAAGCAGAAGTCATTCAGTAAGCTAAAATTAAGATTTCCTTTGTAGATCGCAATGAGGATAAACGATTTCTTTACAACTTGACTTCTGTTGGTCCGGAAAGAATTTGGTTGCAAAACTTGCTACTATCAGATACAGAATCGGATAGTGAGATTTCAGATGAAGGCGAATACATTAGAGATATGCTGAAGAACCATTTGAGAGAACGCAAATATCGTAGAAAATATCACAGCAACCCAACTGTGAGTTTACCCTGTTTtcaaagatatccaaaatgcaCATTGCTTCTTTCAgaactctgaatttggatattaTGGATCAGGGTTGTTATCTAATCATGACATGTTTCCTGAACACCAACATGCGATTGTAGGGGTACGAAAACGAAAATTCGAGCGAAAGAAAAGAATTAGTAAATTAAAACCGGGCAGGAAAAAAAcagtgaaaaattttcaattttctcacATCAAATGGATAATGCTAATTCTCGTTAATTTTCAGACAAAACATGACTccgatgatcgattatccgatGTTGATTGGGAAGAACAACTTGCCGCTTTGAGAAATGAAAATGACGATGACCTAGACTCAAAACCATCTAGTCCAACCGGAACAAAATTAAAGCGAGGGCGAAGGACCGTAGGCAAAACACCCGAAATGATGGCAGCGAGGAGGCGGAAACTTTGGCAATTGATGGCAAAAAAGGAACTTGGTAAGGTACAGAGAGCTAAGTCGAACAATCACAAAGATATGGTTACCAATTGCCGGCGAGTGGCTTCCCTCTGTATGAAAGTATCGCGGCAAAAAGCGATGCAATCGCAAAAGCTCATGAAAGAGACTATTTGGAGAGCCAAACGGTTGACTCGAGAAATGCAAGGCTACTGGAAACGGTATGATCGTGTGGAAAGAGAAACTAGAAAACGCATGGAGAGAGAGGCCGAAGAACAAAGAAAAATTGACGTTGAAATGGTTGAAGCAAAGAGACAACAACGAAAGTTAAATTTCTTGATAACCCAGACGGAACTATACGCGCATTTCATGTCCAAAAAGTTAGGGAATGTTTCAAAGGAggaacaattgaaaattttatcacAATTAGATGAGGAGTGTAATCCTAGACTTGCGTCGATTGATAACTATGACAGCGGTTTGATGAAGCAACAAGCGCGTAAGAATGCAATGGATGCATTCAACAGTGATCGTGCACGGAAACAAATGTTTGATAATGCTGTGCAACAGCACATACCAACAAACCAAAGAGTGGATGCTTCTGGGCATATTATTGATTTGCCACAACCAACCATTTTTCGTGGATGCTTGAAGGGATATCAATTGAAAGGAATGACTTGGTTAGCAAATTTATACGATCAAGGCATAAGTGGTATTTTAGCAGATGAAATGGGTTTAGGAAAAACGGTACAATCAATAGCGTTTCTGTGTCATATTGCTGAGAGCTACGGTGTGTGGGgtccttttctgattatttcgCCAGCTTCAACTTTGCACAACTGGCAGCAAGAAATGGAGCGCTTCGTGCCAGATTTCAATGTTGTACCCTATTGGGGTTCGccaaatgaacgaaaaattctACGCCAATTTTGGGAACAAAAAGATCTTCACACAAAGGGGGCTAGTTTCCATGTGGTGATTACCAGCTACCAACTTGTGGTTTCCGATTACAAATACTTCAATCGAATTAAGTGGCAATATATGGTGCTTGACGAGGCACAAGCTATCAAAAGCTCAAGTTCAGTGCGTTGGAAGCTGTTGCTAGGATTTAACTGCCGAAATCGATTGCTTCTTAGTGGCactccgattcaaaatagtatGGCCGAGTTGTGGGCTTTGCTACACTTCATTATGCCAACTTTGTTCGATTCACACGAAGAATTTAACGAATGGTTTTCCAAAGACATTGAAAGTCATGCCGAAAATAAGACCGGCATTGATGAAAGTAAGTGGATTGTGGCATGATTCCCATTCATAAAATAAACGTTTTTTTTTAGAGCAAATTTCGCGACTTCACATGATTCTTAAACCTTTTATGCTCCGACGCATTAAGAAAGATGTCGAAAATGAATTATCAGACAAAATCGAAATTATGGTATATTGCCCATTGACGACACGCCAGAAGCTGTTGTACGTTGcgttgaagaaaaaaatccgaATTGAAGATCTGCTTCACTTGACAGGTCATGGGTCAGGCGACGGGCATTCGTtcgataaaaacttcacatcaAATTTAATGAACCTTGTGATGCAGTTTCGCAAAGTCTGCAACCACCCGGAATTGTTTGAGCGACGTGATGCGAAGAGTCCGTTTTTCTGTAATACATTCGACTATCGAATTGCAAGACTAATTTTCAATGAGGCTTTCCTTGGGAAACAAATTCCTAGCATGCGTCACATAGTGCACAATCGGTTTAACATTTTCAAGTGCGAA carries:
- the LOC131692272 gene encoding chromatin-remodeling ATPase INO80 isoform X3, coding for MSGNNIHLVGNLGDTQMANPLHIQRFEAALDMAPFLSYAKKMLSKPLTSSDDGDTSEDSDSVSSKGNVRNYRKLAYCVRASRQDRNEDKRFLYNLTSVGPERIWLQNLLLSDTESDSEISDEGEYIRDMLKNHLRERKYRRKYHSNPTNSEFGYYGSGLLSNHDMFPEHQHAIVGVRKRKFERKKRISKLKPGRKKTVKNFQFSHIKWIMLILVNFQTKHDSDDRLSDVDWEEQLAALRNENDDDLDSKPSSPTGTKLKRGRRTVGKTPEMMAARRRKLWQLMAKKELGKVQRAKSNNHKDMVTNCRRVASLCMKVSRQKAMQSQKLMKETIWRAKRLTREMQGYWKRYDRVERETRKRMEREAEEQRKIDVEMVEAKRQQRKLNFLITQTELYAHFMSKKLGNVSKEEQLKILSQLDEECNPRLASIDNYDSGLMKQQARKNAMDAFNSDRARKQMFDNAVQQHIPTNQRVDASGHIIDLPQPTIFRGCLKGYQLKGMTWLANLYDQGISGILADEMGLGKTVQSIAFLCHIAESYGVWGPFLIISPASTLHNWQQEMERFVPDFNVVPYWGSPNERKILRQFWEQKDLHTKGASFHVVITSYQLVVSDYKYFNRIKWQYMVLDEAQAIKSSSSVRWKLLLGFNCRNRLLLSGTPIQNSMAELWALLHFIMPTLFDSHEEFNEWFSKDIESHAENKTGIDEKQISRLHMILKPFMLRRIKKDVENELSDKIEIMVYCPLTTRQKLLYVALKKKIRIEDLLHLTGHGSGDGHSFDKNFTSNLMNLVMQFRKVCNHPELFERRDAKSPFFCNTFDYRIARLIFNEAFLGKQIPSMRHIVHNRFNIFKCENVHRSVIENNDGSRMDYVSFQHGSTSNTFSFTRLCSISPIDMEKLALGGLIHFFQHLYRWHEYLKLLHYRWIWWKRQSTISSILLEPTIEQWTNTLFSSFHTPLNDLIFTATSQNTIYAHTQQSIHSMQETIEHRILRSRKMLKLTNAEKQLTKVTNSMDFNNLADLPVHFKDKHGCAKPTMVNVALLPEFEHTLSPVTKLECWPTEMPRFVYGLIPRVVSSGRKQYCESREAAWTAIRHEHCDSEDGLRLVMNAIQLSYPSAIGWSNIIIPDKQTLVSDAGKLAVLDSLLTRLKAQGHRVLIYSQMTKMIDLLEEYMWHRKHRYMRLDGSSKISARRDMVADFQNRADIFVFLLSTRAGGLGINLTAADTVIFYDSDWNPTVDQQAMDRAHRLGQTKQVTVYRLICKGTIEERILQRAREKSEIQRMVITGANFKPDTLKPKEVVSLLLDDEEIELKYRQKTEERKFASGDILRNDKDRERKRKPTVASIKVVEQKRPRVDGVLDADDLAFLESGALSPTGSEQSNTSVIKIPDSISRDDSSSDDLIADCDSTSGPHTPVSFLTYDGLGKQRKRHNPRGTKRGRPRGSRRGGLTISSGRIESSAILSDMLPSSSETSVIQQLPQVKRGPGRPRLKPNGPSNQGYRGHSRLVPRPRKPIGPLVVPLGQNSAATPIVKSSALSPPQSPTRDRS
- the LOC131692272 gene encoding chromatin-remodeling ATPase INO80 isoform X2: MSGNNIHLVGNLGDTQMANPLHIQRFEAALDMAPFLSYAKKMLSKPLTSSDDGDTSEDSDSVSSKGNVRNYRKLAYCVRASRQDRNEDKRFLYNLTSVGPERIWLQNLLLSDTESDSEISDEGEYIRDMLKNHLRERKYRRKYHSNPTNSEFGYYGSGLLSNHDMFPEHQHAIVGVRKRKFERKKRISKLKPGRKKTTKHDSDDRLSDVDWEEQLAALRNENDDDLDSKPSSPTGTKLKRGRRTVGKTPEMMAARRRKLWQLMAKKELGKVQRAKSNNHKDMVTNCRRVASLCMKVSRQKAMQSQKLMKETIWRAKRLTREMQGYWKRYDRVERETRKRMEREAEEQRKIDVEMVEAKRQQRKLNFLITQTELYAHFMSKKLGNVSKEEQLKILSQLDEECNPRLASIDNYDSGLMKQQARKNAMDAFNSDRARKQMFDNAVQQHIPTNQRVDASGHIIDLPQPTIFRGCLKGYQLKGMTWLANLYDQGISGILADEMGLGKTVQSIAFLCHIAESYGVWGPFLIISPASTLHNWQQEMERFVPDFNVVPYWGSPNERKILRQFWEQKDLHTKGASFHVVITSYQLVVSDYKYFNRIKWQYMVLDEAQAIKSSSSVRWKLLLGFNCRNRLLLSGTPIQNSMAELWALLHFIMPTLFDSHEEFNEWFSKDIESHAENKTGIDEKQISRLHMILKPFMLRRIKKDVENELSDKIEIMVYCPLTTRQKLLYVALKKKIRIEDLLHLTGHGSGDGHSFDKNFTSNLMNLVMQFRKVCNHPELFERRDAKSPFFCNTFDYRIARLIFNEAFLGKQIPSMRHIVHNRFNIFKCENVHRSVIENNDGSRMDYVSFQHGSTSNTFSFTRLCSISPIDMEKLALGGLIHFFQHLYRWHEYLKLLHYRWIWWKRQSTISSILLEPTIEQWTNTLFSSFHTPLNDLIFTATSQNTIYAHTQQSIHSMQETIEHRILRSRKMLKLTNAEKQLTKVTNSMDFNNLADLPVHFKDKHGCAKPTMVNVALLPEFEHTLSPVTKLECWPTEMPRFVYGLIPRVVSSGRKQYCESREAAWTAIRHEHCDSEDGLRLVMNAIQLSYPSAIGWSNIIIPDKQTLVSDAGKLAVLDSLLTRLKAQGHRVLIYSQMTKMIDLLEEYMWHRKHRYMRLDGSSKISARRDMVADFQNRADIFVFLLSTRAGGLGINLTAADTVIFYDSDWNPTVDQQAMDRAHRLGQTKQVTVYRLICKGTIEERILQRAREKSEIQRMVITGANFKPDTLKPKEVVSLLLDDEEIELKYRQKTEERKFASGDILRNDKDRERKRKPTVASIKVVEQKRPRVDGVLDADDLAFLESGALSPTGSEQSNTSVIKIPDSISRDDSSSDDLIADCDSTSGPHTPVSFLTYDGLGKQRKRHNPRGTKRGRPRGSRRGGLTISSGRIESSAILSAVREMIERQTAENLRIVLEEEMSFVGIKYEQVIAVAHDNGANMLAAVKNLKMIMHCCQNNEDVPLCSILPDENVVLGNYDAKDDDYIESEDDDEQYSDDDSDSSCFNDDFDTAYKTVEQLTGNAAAICDTSNDSDLVLLESIRCGAHTAQLAVWDVIKPFKTRLHCINK
- the LOC131692272 gene encoding chromatin-remodeling ATPase INO80 isoform X1, translated to MSGNNIHLVGNLGDTQMANPLHIQRFEAALDMAPFLSYAKKMLSKPLTSSDDGDTSEDSDSVSSKGNVRNYRKLAYCVRASRQDRNEDKRFLYNLTSVGPERIWLQNLLLSDTESDSEISDEGEYIRDMLKNHLRERKYRRKYHSNPTNSEFGYYGSGLLSNHDMFPEHQHAIVGVRKRKFERKKRISKLKPGRKKTVKNFQFSHIKWIMLILVNFQTKHDSDDRLSDVDWEEQLAALRNENDDDLDSKPSSPTGTKLKRGRRTVGKTPEMMAARRRKLWQLMAKKELGKVQRAKSNNHKDMVTNCRRVASLCMKVSRQKAMQSQKLMKETIWRAKRLTREMQGYWKRYDRVERETRKRMEREAEEQRKIDVEMVEAKRQQRKLNFLITQTELYAHFMSKKLGNVSKEEQLKILSQLDEECNPRLASIDNYDSGLMKQQARKNAMDAFNSDRARKQMFDNAVQQHIPTNQRVDASGHIIDLPQPTIFRGCLKGYQLKGMTWLANLYDQGISGILADEMGLGKTVQSIAFLCHIAESYGVWGPFLIISPASTLHNWQQEMERFVPDFNVVPYWGSPNERKILRQFWEQKDLHTKGASFHVVITSYQLVVSDYKYFNRIKWQYMVLDEAQAIKSSSSVRWKLLLGFNCRNRLLLSGTPIQNSMAELWALLHFIMPTLFDSHEEFNEWFSKDIESHAENKTGIDEKQISRLHMILKPFMLRRIKKDVENELSDKIEIMVYCPLTTRQKLLYVALKKKIRIEDLLHLTGHGSGDGHSFDKNFTSNLMNLVMQFRKVCNHPELFERRDAKSPFFCNTFDYRIARLIFNEAFLGKQIPSMRHIVHNRFNIFKCENVHRSVIENNDGSRMDYVSFQHGSTSNTFSFTRLCSISPIDMEKLALGGLIHFFQHLYRWHEYLKLLHYRWIWWKRQSTISSILLEPTIEQWTNTLFSSFHTPLNDLIFTATSQNTIYAHTQQSIHSMQETIEHRILRSRKMLKLTNAEKQLTKVTNSMDFNNLADLPVHFKDKHGCAKPTMVNVALLPEFEHTLSPVTKLECWPTEMPRFVYGLIPRVVSSGRKQYCESREAAWTAIRHEHCDSEDGLRLVMNAIQLSYPSAIGWSNIIIPDKQTLVSDAGKLAVLDSLLTRLKAQGHRVLIYSQMTKMIDLLEEYMWHRKHRYMRLDGSSKISARRDMVADFQNRADIFVFLLSTRAGGLGINLTAADTVIFYDSDWNPTVDQQAMDRAHRLGQTKQVTVYRLICKGTIEERILQRAREKSEIQRMVITGANFKPDTLKPKEVVSLLLDDEEIELKYRQKTEERKFASGDILRNDKDRERKRKPTVASIKVVEQKRPRVDGVLDADDLAFLESGALSPTGSEQSNTSVIKIPDSISRDDSSSDDLIADCDSTSGPHTPVSFLTYDGLGKQRKRHNPRGTKRGRPRGSRRGGLTISSGRIESSAILSAVREMIERQTAENLRIVLEEEMSFVGIKYEQVIAVAHDNGANMLAAVKNLKMIMHCCQNNEDVPLCSILPDENVVLGNYDAKDDDYIESEDDDEQYSDDDSDSSCFNDDFDTAYKTVEQLTGNAAAICDTSNDSDLVLLESIRCGAHTAQLAVWDVIKPFKTRLHCINK